In a single window of the Debaryomyces hansenii CBS767 chromosome A complete sequence genome:
- a CDS encoding DEHA2A08976p (highly similar to CA5757|IPF1067 Candida albicans IPF1067), translated as MTKISCDIESDRVAELDKLLGLIKPKILHYIDKADPNSSNYETDSLGKYHSPEFLKNQFTDDKQLDSGIKGDYEKLSSTIDQVLKYSVNTWNPGFLDKLYASNNPIGVISDLILSILNTNSHVYTVSPALSVLENYIGKKYAQLFFDDDQETCGGLTFSGGSWSNITSMQIARALKYPDTKENGNTNYKFAIYTSEHCHYSVVKGAILLGLGSSNVFKVKILPDGSMDVNNLSEVIERSVEQGYTPLYINGTAGTTVFGSYDPFEEISKVAKKFDCWFHIDGSWGGNVVFSQTHKSKMKGSKLADSVTVNPHKMLGIPATCSFLLLPHVSHFQKSMSLSAPYLFHGRESDDDSIENYDLADGTMGCGRRADSFKFYMGWLYYGKEGFANRVDHAFAIAKDFVEKISKNPKFKLVIGSEKDLPACLQVCFYYKPSDYTDHDNTEITRFISRELHKRGRYLVDFSPNPTDKNNEGEFFRVVFNSPTLTDSVVDDLINSIIEVGAEYKK; from the coding sequence atgacTAAAATAAGCTGTGATATAGAATCGGATAGAGTTGCAGAACTCGACAAATTGTTAGGCTTGATAAAACCCAAAATCTTACACTACATCGATAAGGCTGATCCAAATTCTTCCAACTACGAAACTGACTCTTTGGGAAAATATCATAGTCCGGAATTTTTAAAGAACCAATTTACTGATGATAAACAATTAGATAGCGGTATTAAAGGtgattatgaaaaattatccaGTACTATTGATCAGGTCTTGAAATACTCGGTTAACACATGGAATCCAGGATTTTTAGACAAGTTATATGCATCAAACAATCCAATTGGTGTTATATCAGACTTGATACtatctattttgaatacCAATTCGCATGTATACACTGTTTCGCCTGCTTTATCAGTATTGGAAAATTATATTGGTAAGAAATATGCacaattattttttgaCGATGACCAAGAAACTTGTGGAGGACTTACTTTTTCAGGTGGATCATGGTCGAATATCACATCGATGCAAATTGCACGAGCATTGAAGTATCCAGATACCAAGGAGAACGGTAACACCAATTATAAATTTGCCATTTATACTTCGGAGCACTGTCACTACTCGGTTGTCAAAGGTGCTATTTTGTTAGGTTTGGGGTCCCTGAATGTTTTTAAAGTTAAAATTTTGCCAGACGGGAGCATGGACGTGAATAATTTAAGCGAGGTTATTGAACGTTCGGTTGAACAGGGATATACACCTTTGTATATAAATGGTACTGCGGGTACAACTGTCTTCGGATCATATGATCCATTTGAAGAGATCTCCAAGGTTGCCAAGAAGTTCGATTGTTGGTTCCATATTGATGGATCTTGGGGTGGTAACGTTGTGTTCTCACAAACCCACAAGTCCAAAATGAAGGGTTCAAAGTTAGCTGATTCCGTTACAGTTAATCCTCATAAAATGTTAGGCATCCCAGCTACCTGCTCCTTCCTTTTGTTGCCCCATGTTCTGCATTTCCAGAAATCCATGTCGTTGTCAGCACCATATCTATTCCACGGTAGGGAAAGCGACGACGAtagtattgaaaattatgaTTTGGCTGACGGAACTATGGGGTGCGGTAGAAGAGCGGATTCCTTTAAATTCTACATGGGGTGGTTATACTATGGAAAAGAAGGCTTTGCTAACCGTGTTGACCATGCATTTGCCATAGCTAAAGACTTTGTTGAAAAGATCAGTAAGAATCCTAAATTTAAATTGGTTATCGGCAGTGAAAAAGATTTACCCGCATGCTTGCAAGTCTGCTTTTATTATAAGCCATCTGATTATACAGACCACGACAATACCGAAATCACTCGTTTCATCTCCAGGGAATTACATAAAAGAGGTAGATATTTGGTAGACTTTTCTCCTAACCCTACCGATAAAAACAATGAAGGTGAATTTTTTAGAGTTGTATTCAATTCTCCTACTTTGACCGATAGTGTTGTCGATGATTTAATCAACAgcattattgaagttggTGCGGAATACAAAAAATAg
- a CDS encoding DEHA2A08998p (highly similar to uniprot|Q02772 Saccharomyces cerevisiae YJR034W PET191), with the protein MGASCKDQKKALAICLQRSPCVLIERNTPKKCLSDPELKKDLPELCIANFRAFMECRNGMFDMRKRMKGNAPLSTGKYDDTYENLSSGNFEAHEEMKKLEVLNRNLSRQRLLREEQERARLAGTLEKN; encoded by the exons ATGGGTGCAAG TTGTAAAGACCAAAAGAAAGCTCTAGCTATTTGCTTGCAAAGGTCACCTTGTGTTCTTATAGAGAGGAACACGCCTAAGAAATGCTTATCGGATCCAGAGTTAAAGAAGGACCTTCCAGAATTGTGTATCGCCAACTTCCGTGCATTCATGGAGTGTAGGAATGGTATGTTTGATATGAGAAAGAGAATGAAAGGTAATGCACCGTTATCTACTGGTAAGTATGACGATACTTATGAGAACTTATCATCCGGAAATTTCGAGGCTCAcgaagaaatgaaaaaattggaagTGTTGAACAGAAATTTATCTAGGCAACGACTCTTGAGAGAAGAACAAGAGAGGGCAAGATTGGCCGGAACTTTGGAAAAAAACTAA
- a CDS encoding DEHA2A09020p (weakly similar to uniprot|P47104 Saccharomyces cerevisiae YJR033C RAV1 Subunit of the RAVE complex which promotes assembly of the V-ATPase holoenzyme), whose translation MTINFVPGEVNNSPYSVSQGLWKSHHIIAYGSGNNLIIYATTTDSTKHKKSDHLQTIYLEADPYAIDVNSSNGFIVISIGNNIVVYKPLNEYMSKPQWSHALEFDNVDSTMISCLQWAPLEDELIVGSKETLALYHIYDEYGSLRYEKRWHSIQANPIINIKITNNSNKIITLSGNYERLVKVWSRINYGENTLFELSYLNHPLNTYVTDLKWKYRIPSDSINTVDSSMANIKNIRGYIDNGNDDNDIIYTLTNDNILRVWAAYEFSGHNHFRSWASLDLSECFVDDEIISMVTIDNFHLQKTLIPQIEAGNGSSNIYKYFENQNLNDLDLLFVISKQGKVAIYSILNISLTPPNAIKFERLDQSNMSFDKNSFPNGINYTKFENLTKEIIQSEEFLINLKPIIFPELEFLDNSDSSTGLSILIHDRLKNTIRFNAFEFKNILKSDSSVLGAKLIDKFQGHTKSIRKLVKSYSSSASNNIVFSISNFPEHNYLWEPLSIGSSNTESMTITKKFQVNLNHGSNINEKNQGIWDSVLLNDIEPPNKIGRHHLVVALEKNGLISLWDCNALTLDIQEAALLERLEILNSINERIIREPRAFVITEFPNESNHTKEYCIIAIFENDLIKAWKLIININTQPLSTSLKPLNINNLPQDEKIHQIALIDSFESKGERNLVSVIDKQDKVKFFAINFAKSRDSLEWIETYRLHTNISEATKIHGASIINKFAIVDKTGSRLTIWDTKSGVLEYEETFDDSYGAVTDLDWTFITSNSERSTSNAILSVGFSRFVLLYTQLRYDYTNKIPTFAVLKKIDISNYTSHEIGDSIWLDDGYLVIGCGNQFFIDDKWVKLGSSANNSLDSTIRQLMVGYTNIENEDYDSSQKETKSTYDMIYDIEQLVRILNGPLPVYHPQFLIQCLFMHQISLVKDVFVRLFQILRKGDSIQWDLSMDLTNEVLENNESRQSGASTPSLSSKIDIINDAFSSKFDSSGIHIFNSFNDNLSDLLIEKLMKISLPLLTRHQQITLISIISIVKELGKYLMSLDENGLRFLMGFKLFQLSSKQSKLTTRDISWALHSDNKEMLLTMVEEYFKNRLKWENVKQIGLVYWVETIRLTKIMESCARNEFSDTRDPSGRVSLFYLAIRKKQVLIGLWRTVSHTEQQKMLKFLANDFNESRWKSAALKNAYVLMGKHRYIDAAYFFLLADALKDCCNIIATKLNDVQLAIAIAKIYSATSKGTISEGEIIKNLIENYMVPEVLKNGDRWITSWIFWELEEHEISIQALIKSPIEIINHHKAKFSDDCSKNYISKITPRFSSMSFLKDDPVLIILFHALRQKTIKYLKGSLSIAPDEEFNFIIKVCSIYTRMGCDYLAVVLIRNWSFLKYDESKNEIKWSNHTTENTNQSNEQQNTLSFTENGIHPENMTQKINAQPPPPTAFQEPDMSAFDFGF comes from the coding sequence ATGACTATAAATTTTGTACCAGGGGAGGTAAATAATAGTCCGTACTCTGTGCTGCAAGGATTATGGAAATCGCATCATATAATAGCTTATGGGTCCGGGAACAATTTGATCATATACGCCACAACAACTGATAGTACAAAGCATAAAAAGTCAGATCATTTACAAACTATCTACTTGGAGGCAGATCCGTATGCAATTGATGTCAATTCATCCAACGGGTTCATTGTTATTTCAATTGGGAATAATATTGTTGTCTATAAGCCACTTAATGAATACATGCTGAAACCGCAATGGTCCCATGCCTTAGAATTTGATAACGTTGATTCTACAATGATAAGTTGCTTGCAATGGGCACCATTGGAGGATGAGCTAATAGTGGGTTCAAAAGAGACACTAGCACTTTACCATATTTATGATGAGTATGGATCTTTGAGATATGAAAAGAGATGGCATTCAATTCAAGCAAACCCcattataaatatcaaaatcacAAACAATTCCAACAAAATCATAACCCTTAGCGGTAATTATGAACGGTTGGTAAAAGTATGGTCTAGAATTAACTATGGTGAGAATACTTTGTTTGAACTTTCTTACTTGAACCATCCTTTAAATACGTACGTGACTGACCTCAAATGGAAGTATCGCATCCCATCTGATTCGATCAACACTGTAGACAGCTCTATGgcaaatataaaaaatattcgTGGGTACATTGATAATggtaatgatgataatgatataatcTATACGTTGACAAAcgataatattttgagaGTATGGGCGGCTTATGAATTTAGTGGCCACAACCATTTCAGATCATGGGCTTCTTTAGACTTAAGTGAGTGCTTTGTGGACGACGAGATAATTTCTATGGTTACAATAGAcaattttcatcttcaaaagaCATTAATCCCTCAGATAGAGGCAGGAAATGGAAGCtccaatatatataagtatTTTGAGAACCAGAACttgaatgatttagatCTTTTGTTTGTAATAAGTAAGCAAGGAAAGGTTGcaatttattctattttgaatatttcattgaCTCCGCCAAAtgcaattaaatttgaGAGATTGGATCAATCTAATATGAGTTTCGATAAGAATTCGTTTCCCAATGGAATTAATTATACgaagtttgaaaatttgacGAAAGAGATAATCCAGAGTGAggaatttttgataaatttaaaacCAATTATATTTCCTGAACTAGAATTTTTAGATAATAGCGACAGCTCAACCGGATTGTCGATATTAATCCATGATAGACtaaaaaatacaattagATTTAATGCATTTGAGTTTAAGAACATTTTAAAATCAGATTCATCTGTTCTAGGTGCAAAGTTGATTGACAAATTTCAAGGTCATACTAAATCAATCCGAAAACTAGTGAAATCATATTCCTCATCTGCATCTAACAATATTGTATTTTCGATTCTGAATTTTCCTGAACATAACTACTTATGGGAACCATTACTGATTGGTTCTTCGAATACTGAAAGTATGACAATAActaaaaaatttcaagttaACTTAAACCATGGCTCTAATATAAACGAGAAAAATCAAGGGATATGGGACAGTGTCTTGttgaatgatattgaacCCCCCAATAAAATTGGAAGACATCATTTAGTGGTAGCGTTGGAAAAAAATGGCCTTATAAGTTTGTGGGATTGCAATGCGTTAACATTGGATATTCAAGAGGCGGCGCTTTTAGAAAGGttagaaattttgaattcaatcaaTGAACGTATAATTCGGGAACCAAGAGCATTTGTGATAACAGAGTTTCCTAATGAATCTAACCATACAAAAGAATATTGCATAATTgccatttttgaaaatgatttgataaaaGCATGGAAACTcataattaatatcaatactCAACCATTATCTACTAGCTTGAAGCCGTTAAATATTAACAACTTACCACAAGATGAAAAGATCCATCAAATAGCgttaattgattcatttgaaTCCAAAGGTGAAAGGAATTTGGTATCTGTAATAGATAAGCAAGATAAGGTGAAgttttttgcaatcaacTTTGCAAAATCGCGGGACTCACTAGAATGGATTGAGACCTATAGGCTTCATACCAATATATCGGAAGCCACTAAAATTCACGGAGCATCAATCATCAATAAGTTTGCTATTGTTGACAAGACGGGCTCTCGATTAACAATTTGGGATACCAAATCTGGCGTCTTAGAATACGAAGAAACATTTGACGATAGTTATGGCGCTGTAACAGATCTTGATTGGACATTCATtacttcaaattcagaAAGACTGACATCTAACGCTATATTGTCAGTTGGTTTTCTGAGATTTGTTTTGTTATACACACAATTGCGTTATGATTATACTAATAAAATCCCAACATTTGCAGTACTAAAAAAGATCGATATCTCAAATTATACATCGCATGAAATTGGAGATCTGATTTGGCTCGATGATGGTTATTTGGTCATAGGCTGTGgtaatcaattttttatagATGATAAATGGGTAAAGCTTGGTAGCTCTGCTAACAATTCACTTGATTCGACAATACGTCAATTGATGGTAGGATACACCAACATAGAAAATGAGGACTATGATTCATCACAAAAGGAAACCAAATCTACTTATGATATGATTTACGATATCGAACAATTAGTTCGAATTTTGAATGGTCCGTTACCTGTATATCATCCTCAATTCTTAATACAGTGTTTATTCATGCATCAGATTTCATTGGTGAAAGATGTTTTCGTCAGattattccaaatattACGGAAAGGTGATTCAATCCAATGGGATTTGAGTATGGATTTGACTAACGAAGTACTTGAAAATAACGAGTCAAGACAAAGTGGAGCAAGTACACCTTCTTTGTCAAGTAAGattgatataattaatgatgCGTTTTCAAGCAAATTCGATTCTTCAGgtattcatatatttaactcattcaatgataatttactggatttattaattgagaAGTTAATGAAGATTTCCCTACCTTTGTTAACAAGACACCAACAAATCACgttaatttcaataatttcaattgtaaAGGAACTCggaaaatatttaatgtCCTTGGATGAGAATGGACTAAGATTCTTAATGGGCTTTAAGTTGTTTCAGCTATCTTCAAAGCAATCAAAGCTAACAACTAGAGATATCAGCTGGGCTTTGCATAGTGATAATAAGGAAATGCTACTCACAATGGTAGAAGAGTACTTCAAAAATAGACTTAAATGGGAAAATGTCAAACAAATAGGACTTGTTTATTGGGTTGAAACGATAAGATTGACAAAAATCATGGAATCATGTGCTAGAAATGAATTTAGTGATACAAGAGATCCATCGGGAAGGGtttcattattttatttagcTATTCGTAAGAAACAAGTTTTAATTGGATTATGGAGGACAGTCAGCCATACAGAACAGCAAAAGATGTTAAAGTTTCTAGCAAACGATTTTAATGAATCGAGATGGAAATCTGCCGCATTGAAAAATGCGTACGTATTAATGGGCAAACATAGATATATTGATGCAGcatatttctttcttttagCAGATGCATTGAAGGATTGCTGCAATATAATAGCTAcgaaattgaatgatgTCCAATTAGCGATAGCTATAGCTAAAATTTACTCGGCGACGAGTAAGGGTACAATCTCAGAGGGTGAAATCATTAAGAActtgattgaaaattatatgGTACCAGaagtattgaaaaatggagaTAGATGGATAACTAGTTGGATATTTTGGGAATTGGAAGAGCATGAAATATCAATCCAAGCGTTAATCAAATCGCCTATagaaatcattaatcaTCATAAAGCAAAATTTTCTGATGATTGTTctaaaaattatattagCAAAATCACACCAAGATTTTCAAGTATGAGTTTCTTGAAAGATGACCCGGTcttgattatttt